In one window of Palaemon carinicauda isolate YSFRI2023 chromosome 2, ASM3689809v2, whole genome shotgun sequence DNA:
- the LOC137624525 gene encoding calcium-transporting ATPase sarcoplasmic/endoplasmic reticulum type-like isoform X1, with amino-acid sequence MEDAHTYSCEDVLSQFAVDMSKGLTEAQVKNSQEKYGPNELPAEEGKSLFQLVLEQFDDLLVKILLMAAIISFVLAWFEEGEKTVTAFVEPLVILLILIANAIVGVWQERNAESAIEALKEYEPEMGKVIRASKTGVQNIRAREIVPGDIIEVSVGDKIPADMRLLKIYSTTLRIDQSILTGESVSVIKHTDIIPDLQAVNQQTLKEGGNVSQATIQDKKNILFSGTNVSSGKALGIVIGTGLGTAIGKIRTQMAETEEMKTPLQQKLDEFGEQLSKVISVICVAVWAINIGHFNDPVHGGSWLKGAIYYFKIAVALAVAAIPEGLPAVITTCLALGTRRMAKKNAIVRSLPSVETLGCTSVICSDKTGTLTTNQMSVSRMFIMDKVDGNNCSLMEFEISGSTYEPIGDVYLNGAKVNGADFQGLQELATISVLCNDSTIDFNEFKNMFEKVGEATETALIVLAEKINPYSQNKYGMPRQKAATVTKQDMERRWNKEFTLEFSRDRKSMSCYCVPLQSAHLGTGPKMFVKGAPESILDRCSQVRVGSQTVPLTPAVREQIMNVTRAYGCGRDTLRCLGLATVDSPVNPQNMDFTDSNKFHLYETNMTFVGVVGMLDPPRKEVRESIKRCRAAGIRVIVITGDNKATAEAICRRIGVFEDHEDLTGLSYSGREFDELSVAEQRAACMRARLFSRVEPFHKSKIVEYLQGENEISAMTGDGVNDAPALKKAEIGIAMGSGTAVAKSASEMVLADDNFSSIVAAVEEGRAIYNNMKQFIRYLISSNIGEVVSIFLTAALGLPEALIPVQLLWVNLVTDGPPATALGFNPPDLDIMSRPPRRGDESLISGWLFFRYMAIGCYVGVATVFAASWWFMYDPTGPQVNYYQLSHHLSCSTDPENFKGLDCAIFSHPAPMTMALSVLVTIEMLNALNSLSENQSLVIMPPWVNMWLLAAMALSMILHFIILYFDFFAVVFQVQTLSVAQWVAVLKISFPVIILDETFKFVARKFSDGENPIFSCHWIVLAWGLYIAYIKVYFV; translated from the exons ATGGAAGATGCACATACATATTCCTGCGAGGATGTCCTCTCGCAGTTTGCCGTAGATATGAGTAAAGGCCTAACGGAGGCCCAAGTTAAAAACAGTCAAGAAAAATATGGACCAAATG AGTTACCAGCTGAGGAGGGCAAATCTCTTTTCCAGTTAGTTCTAGAACAGTTTGATGATCTTCTTGTAAAAATTCTACTTATGGCTGCTATTATATCATTT GTATTGGCGTGGTTTGAAGAGGGTGAAAAAACAGTCACTGCCTTTGTAGAACCATTGGTTATTCTACTTATTCTTATTGCTAATGCAATAGTTGGTGTCTGGCAA GAGAGAAATGCAGAATCTGCTATAGAAGCCCTAAAAGAGTATGAACCAGAAATGGGGAAGGTAATCCGAGCCAGTAAAACTGGAGTGCAAAATATTAGAGCTCGTGAGATTGTACCCGGAGACATCATTGAAGTATCAG ttgGTGACAAGATTCCCGCTGACATGAGACTCTTAAAGATTTACTCAACAACTCTACGAATTGATCAGTCCATCTTGACTGGGGAGAGTGTGTCTGTTATTAAACATACCGACATCATTCCAGATCTTCAAGCTGTGAATCAG CAAACATTGAAGGAAGGGGGCAATGTATCTCAGGCTACTATCCAG GACAAGAAAAACATTCTCTTCTCTGGCACCAATGTGTCTTCAGGAAAAGCTTTGGGTATTGTCATTGGAACTGGACTAGGAACTGCTATTG GTAAGATTCGCACTCAGATGGCTGAGACCGAAGAGATGAAGACTCCTCTTCAACAGAAATTGGACGAGTTTGGAGAACAGTTATCAAAGGTCATCTCCGTTATATGCGTTGCTGTTTGGGCAATCAACATTGGTCACTTCAATGACCCTGTCCATGGTGGCTCATGGCTCAAGGGTGCCATATATTACTTTAAAATAGCTGTTGCTCTGGCTGTTGCTGCCATTCCAGAAGGTTTACCAGCTGTTATCACGACCTGCTTGGCCCTGGGGACTCGCCGAATGGCCAAGAAGAACGCCATTGTCAGATCCTTGCCTTCAGTGGAAACCTTAGGTTGTACATCTGTTATCTGCTCAGACAAGACTGGAACACTCACCACTAACCAGATGTCTGTCTCTCGCATGTTTATCATGGATAAGGTTGATGGGAACAATTGTTCTCTCATGGAATTTGAAATTTCAGGTTCGACTTACGAACCAATTGGCGACGTTTATCTAAATGGTGCTAAAGTTAATGGTGCTGATTTTCAAGGATTGCAAGAATTGGCTACGATCTCTGTCTTGTGTAATGACTCCACTATAGACTTTAACGAGTTCAAAAACATGTTTGAGAAAGTTGGTGAAGCTACTGAGACAGCACTCATAGTTTTGGCTGAAAAAATAAATCCATATTCACAGAATAAGTATGGTATGCCTCGTCAGAAAGCTGCTACTGTGACCAAGCAGGATATGGAAAGGAGATGGAATAAGGAGTTTACTTTGGAATTTTCACGCGACAGGAAATCAATGTCGTGCTATTGTGTGCCATTGCAGTCTGCTCACTTAGGAACAGGACCTAAAATGTTTGTGAAAGGAGCCCCAGAAAGCATACTAGATCGTTGTTCTCAGGTTCGAGTTGGCTCCCAGACAGTTCCTCTAACTCCGGCTGTGAGAGAGCAGATTATGAATGTAACACGTGCTTATGGTTGTGGTCGTGACACCCTGCGATGTTTAGGACTTGCTACTGTGGATTCACCAGTGAATCCTCAGAATATGGACTTTACTGATTCAAACAAATTCCACTTGTATGAAACAAATATGACTTTTGTTGGTGTAGTTGGCATGTTAGATCCTCCTCGTAAAGAAGTCCGAGAGTCGATTAAAAGGTGCCGAGCTGCTGGCATTCGTGTCATTGTTATTACTGGAGATAACAAAGCTACTGCTGAAGCCATATGCCGTCGTATTGGGGTATTTGAAGATCACGAGGATTTGACTGGTCTGTCGTACTCTGGTCGTGAATTTGACGAGCTGAGCGTTGCAGAGCAAAGAGCCGCATGCATGCGAGCACGACTGTTTTCTCGCGTAGAGCCTTTCCACAAGTCGAAAATTGTAGAGTACCTTCAGGGGGAGAATGAGATTTCAGCAATGACAGGTGACGGTGTGAATGATGCCCCTGCTTTGAAAAAGGCCGAGATTGGCATTGCTATGGGCTCTGGTACAGCTGTAGCAAAATCTGCTTCAGAAATGGTTCTTGCTGATGATAACTTCTCATCAATTGTGGCTGCTGTGGAGGAAGGTCGTGCCATCTACAACAACATGAAACAGTTTATTAGGTACCTTATATCTTCTAACATTGGCGAAGTTGTGTCTATatttttgactgctgctttgggaTTACCAGAGGCTCTCATTCCAGTCCAACTCTTGTGGGTTAATCTCGTCACTGATGGTCCCCCTGCAACAGCTCTTGGTTTCAACCCCCCTGACCTTGATATTATGAGCAGACCTCCTCGCAGAGGTGACGAATCGCTAATCTCTGGCTGGCTGTTTTTCCGATACATGGCCATAGGATGTTATGTGGGTGTTGCTACTGTGTTTGCTGCTTCATGGTGGTTTATGTATGACCCAACTGGACCTCAGGTTAATTATTATCAACTTTCTCACCATCTCTCCTGTTCAACTGATCCAGAAAATTTCAAGGGCCTCGATTGTGCTATATTTAGTCACCCAGCTCCCATGACCATGGCACTGTCTGTACTAGTCACCATTGAGATGCTCAATGCTTTAAATAG CTTATCAGAAAATCAGTCGCTTGTGATTATGCCACCGTGGGTTAACAtgtggctgctggcagccatggcCCTGTCTATGATTCTTCACTTCATCATCTTGTACTTTGACTTCTTTGCT GTGGTGTTCCAGGTGCAAACACTTTCTGTAGCGCAGTGGGTAGCTGTGTTAAAAATATCATTCCCAGTCATCATACTTGACGAGACCTTCAAGTTTGTGGCCCGTAAGTTTAGCGACGGAGAAAATCCTATCTTCTCTTGTCACTGGATTGTCTTGGCTTGGGGCCTCTACATTGCATATATTAAGGTTTATTTCGTTTAA
- the LOC137624525 gene encoding calcium-transporting ATPase sarcoplasmic/endoplasmic reticulum type-like isoform X2: protein MEDAHTYSCEDVLSQFAVDMSKGLTEAQVKNSQEKYGPNELPAEEGKSLFQLVLEQFDDLLVKILLMAAIISFVLAWFEEGEKTVTAFVEPLVILLILIANAIVGVWQERNAESAIEALKEYEPEMGKVIRASKTGVQNIRAREIVPGDIIEVSVGDKIPADMRLLKIYSTTLRIDQSILTGESVSVIKHTDIIPDLQAVNQDKKNILFSGTNVSSGKALGIVIGTGLGTAIGKIRTQMAETEEMKTPLQQKLDEFGEQLSKVISVICVAVWAINIGHFNDPVHGGSWLKGAIYYFKIAVALAVAAIPEGLPAVITTCLALGTRRMAKKNAIVRSLPSVETLGCTSVICSDKTGTLTTNQMSVSRMFIMDKVDGNNCSLMEFEISGSTYEPIGDVYLNGAKVNGADFQGLQELATISVLCNDSTIDFNEFKNMFEKVGEATETALIVLAEKINPYSQNKYGMPRQKAATVTKQDMERRWNKEFTLEFSRDRKSMSCYCVPLQSAHLGTGPKMFVKGAPESILDRCSQVRVGSQTVPLTPAVREQIMNVTRAYGCGRDTLRCLGLATVDSPVNPQNMDFTDSNKFHLYETNMTFVGVVGMLDPPRKEVRESIKRCRAAGIRVIVITGDNKATAEAICRRIGVFEDHEDLTGLSYSGREFDELSVAEQRAACMRARLFSRVEPFHKSKIVEYLQGENEISAMTGDGVNDAPALKKAEIGIAMGSGTAVAKSASEMVLADDNFSSIVAAVEEGRAIYNNMKQFIRYLISSNIGEVVSIFLTAALGLPEALIPVQLLWVNLVTDGPPATALGFNPPDLDIMSRPPRRGDESLISGWLFFRYMAIGCYVGVATVFAASWWFMYDPTGPQVNYYQLSHHLSCSTDPENFKGLDCAIFSHPAPMTMALSVLVTIEMLNALNSLSENQSLVIMPPWVNMWLLAAMALSMILHFIILYFDFFAVVFQVQTLSVAQWVAVLKISFPVIILDETFKFVARKFSDGENPIFSCHWIVLAWGLYIAYIKVYFV, encoded by the exons ATGGAAGATGCACATACATATTCCTGCGAGGATGTCCTCTCGCAGTTTGCCGTAGATATGAGTAAAGGCCTAACGGAGGCCCAAGTTAAAAACAGTCAAGAAAAATATGGACCAAATG AGTTACCAGCTGAGGAGGGCAAATCTCTTTTCCAGTTAGTTCTAGAACAGTTTGATGATCTTCTTGTAAAAATTCTACTTATGGCTGCTATTATATCATTT GTATTGGCGTGGTTTGAAGAGGGTGAAAAAACAGTCACTGCCTTTGTAGAACCATTGGTTATTCTACTTATTCTTATTGCTAATGCAATAGTTGGTGTCTGGCAA GAGAGAAATGCAGAATCTGCTATAGAAGCCCTAAAAGAGTATGAACCAGAAATGGGGAAGGTAATCCGAGCCAGTAAAACTGGAGTGCAAAATATTAGAGCTCGTGAGATTGTACCCGGAGACATCATTGAAGTATCAG ttgGTGACAAGATTCCCGCTGACATGAGACTCTTAAAGATTTACTCAACAACTCTACGAATTGATCAGTCCATCTTGACTGGGGAGAGTGTGTCTGTTATTAAACATACCGACATCATTCCAGATCTTCAAGCTGTGAATCAG GACAAGAAAAACATTCTCTTCTCTGGCACCAATGTGTCTTCAGGAAAAGCTTTGGGTATTGTCATTGGAACTGGACTAGGAACTGCTATTG GTAAGATTCGCACTCAGATGGCTGAGACCGAAGAGATGAAGACTCCTCTTCAACAGAAATTGGACGAGTTTGGAGAACAGTTATCAAAGGTCATCTCCGTTATATGCGTTGCTGTTTGGGCAATCAACATTGGTCACTTCAATGACCCTGTCCATGGTGGCTCATGGCTCAAGGGTGCCATATATTACTTTAAAATAGCTGTTGCTCTGGCTGTTGCTGCCATTCCAGAAGGTTTACCAGCTGTTATCACGACCTGCTTGGCCCTGGGGACTCGCCGAATGGCCAAGAAGAACGCCATTGTCAGATCCTTGCCTTCAGTGGAAACCTTAGGTTGTACATCTGTTATCTGCTCAGACAAGACTGGAACACTCACCACTAACCAGATGTCTGTCTCTCGCATGTTTATCATGGATAAGGTTGATGGGAACAATTGTTCTCTCATGGAATTTGAAATTTCAGGTTCGACTTACGAACCAATTGGCGACGTTTATCTAAATGGTGCTAAAGTTAATGGTGCTGATTTTCAAGGATTGCAAGAATTGGCTACGATCTCTGTCTTGTGTAATGACTCCACTATAGACTTTAACGAGTTCAAAAACATGTTTGAGAAAGTTGGTGAAGCTACTGAGACAGCACTCATAGTTTTGGCTGAAAAAATAAATCCATATTCACAGAATAAGTATGGTATGCCTCGTCAGAAAGCTGCTACTGTGACCAAGCAGGATATGGAAAGGAGATGGAATAAGGAGTTTACTTTGGAATTTTCACGCGACAGGAAATCAATGTCGTGCTATTGTGTGCCATTGCAGTCTGCTCACTTAGGAACAGGACCTAAAATGTTTGTGAAAGGAGCCCCAGAAAGCATACTAGATCGTTGTTCTCAGGTTCGAGTTGGCTCCCAGACAGTTCCTCTAACTCCGGCTGTGAGAGAGCAGATTATGAATGTAACACGTGCTTATGGTTGTGGTCGTGACACCCTGCGATGTTTAGGACTTGCTACTGTGGATTCACCAGTGAATCCTCAGAATATGGACTTTACTGATTCAAACAAATTCCACTTGTATGAAACAAATATGACTTTTGTTGGTGTAGTTGGCATGTTAGATCCTCCTCGTAAAGAAGTCCGAGAGTCGATTAAAAGGTGCCGAGCTGCTGGCATTCGTGTCATTGTTATTACTGGAGATAACAAAGCTACTGCTGAAGCCATATGCCGTCGTATTGGGGTATTTGAAGATCACGAGGATTTGACTGGTCTGTCGTACTCTGGTCGTGAATTTGACGAGCTGAGCGTTGCAGAGCAAAGAGCCGCATGCATGCGAGCACGACTGTTTTCTCGCGTAGAGCCTTTCCACAAGTCGAAAATTGTAGAGTACCTTCAGGGGGAGAATGAGATTTCAGCAATGACAGGTGACGGTGTGAATGATGCCCCTGCTTTGAAAAAGGCCGAGATTGGCATTGCTATGGGCTCTGGTACAGCTGTAGCAAAATCTGCTTCAGAAATGGTTCTTGCTGATGATAACTTCTCATCAATTGTGGCTGCTGTGGAGGAAGGTCGTGCCATCTACAACAACATGAAACAGTTTATTAGGTACCTTATATCTTCTAACATTGGCGAAGTTGTGTCTATatttttgactgctgctttgggaTTACCAGAGGCTCTCATTCCAGTCCAACTCTTGTGGGTTAATCTCGTCACTGATGGTCCCCCTGCAACAGCTCTTGGTTTCAACCCCCCTGACCTTGATATTATGAGCAGACCTCCTCGCAGAGGTGACGAATCGCTAATCTCTGGCTGGCTGTTTTTCCGATACATGGCCATAGGATGTTATGTGGGTGTTGCTACTGTGTTTGCTGCTTCATGGTGGTTTATGTATGACCCAACTGGACCTCAGGTTAATTATTATCAACTTTCTCACCATCTCTCCTGTTCAACTGATCCAGAAAATTTCAAGGGCCTCGATTGTGCTATATTTAGTCACCCAGCTCCCATGACCATGGCACTGTCTGTACTAGTCACCATTGAGATGCTCAATGCTTTAAATAG CTTATCAGAAAATCAGTCGCTTGTGATTATGCCACCGTGGGTTAACAtgtggctgctggcagccatggcCCTGTCTATGATTCTTCACTTCATCATCTTGTACTTTGACTTCTTTGCT GTGGTGTTCCAGGTGCAAACACTTTCTGTAGCGCAGTGGGTAGCTGTGTTAAAAATATCATTCCCAGTCATCATACTTGACGAGACCTTCAAGTTTGTGGCCCGTAAGTTTAGCGACGGAGAAAATCCTATCTTCTCTTGTCACTGGATTGTCTTGGCTTGGGGCCTCTACATTGCATATATTAAGGTTTATTTCGTTTAA